A portion of the Candidatus Binataceae bacterium genome contains these proteins:
- a CDS encoding vitamin B12-dependent ribonucleotide reductase, producing MAAGEIAMPGLDKKPAKAAEHASTGARQGLALERFFSRPGVDPMSEVEWELRSAVIAGEDGRVVFEQRDVEVPRAWSQTATNVVVSKYFRGPLGSPKRESSVRQLIARVVDTITGWGEAQHYFASAEERDTFHAELTALLVTQRAAFNSPVYFNVGIEPRPQCSACFILKVEDNMDSILNWYRNEGIIFKGGSGSGVNLSAVRSCREKLSAGGTASGPLSFMKAADASAGVIKSGGKTRRAAKMVVLNVDHPDVVDFIKCKQEEERKAWALIDAGYDASLDGPAYGSVFFQNANNSVRVSDDFMRAVERDGEWRTHFVTTGQVADTYRARELMKLIAEAAHACGDPGMQFDTTINAWHTCPNSGRINASNPCSEYMHLDNSACNLASLNLLKFLDERGEFDVRALRHAVDVMITAQDIVVDNSSYPTEEITRNARDFRELGLGYANLGALLMALGLPYDSDQGRSYAGAITALMTGEAYLQSARVAQVMGPFAGYPPNREPMLKVIEHHRDKARELDPAHVPLPLLSAAREAWEEALKLGAAAGFRNSQATVIAPTGTIAFMMDCDTTGIEPDIALVKYKKLVGGGMLKIVNGTVPRALKRLGYDSREVQEIVEYLDEHETIEGAPHLADAHLAVFDCAFKPRAGSRTIHYLGHLRMMGAVQPFISGAISKTINMPAEATVDDVAEAYMTAWKLGLKAVAIYRDGSKRTQPLNTGKSRTEATAPTQAAAVRAAAGEDRALNRRKLPDERKSITHKFDIAGHEGYITVGMYEDGKPGEIFVMMSKQGSTISGLMDSFATAISYALQYGVPLQFLVDKFSHMRFEPSGFTKNPEIPYAKSIVDYLFRWLASKFLDEEAKREVGVVAAERSAAAAEQSATPAAGRAYIEEAAATISAAIGDVAAHARSRQAFINQADAPPCPDCGCLMVRNGTCYKCLNCGATSGCS from the coding sequence ATGGCGGCGGGTGAAATTGCGATGCCAGGACTAGACAAGAAACCAGCAAAAGCGGCTGAACACGCTTCGACGGGAGCCCGGCAGGGCCTCGCGCTGGAGCGCTTTTTCAGCCGGCCCGGCGTTGATCCGATGTCCGAAGTCGAGTGGGAGCTGCGCTCGGCCGTGATCGCCGGCGAGGACGGGCGCGTCGTCTTTGAACAGCGTGATGTCGAGGTTCCGCGCGCCTGGTCGCAGACCGCGACCAACGTGGTGGTCTCCAAGTACTTCCGCGGGCCGCTCGGCAGCCCCAAGCGCGAGTCCTCGGTCCGCCAGCTCATCGCGCGCGTGGTCGATACGATCACCGGATGGGGCGAGGCTCAGCACTACTTCGCCTCGGCCGAGGAGCGCGACACCTTCCACGCCGAACTGACCGCGCTGCTGGTGACCCAGCGCGCGGCGTTCAACAGCCCGGTCTACTTCAACGTCGGGATTGAGCCGCGCCCGCAGTGCTCGGCCTGCTTCATCCTCAAGGTCGAGGACAACATGGACTCGATCCTGAACTGGTACCGCAACGAGGGAATCATCTTCAAAGGCGGCTCCGGTTCGGGGGTCAATCTGTCGGCTGTACGCTCGTGCCGCGAGAAGCTCTCCGCCGGCGGCACCGCCTCGGGGCCGCTGAGCTTCATGAAGGCGGCCGACGCCTCGGCGGGCGTGATCAAGTCGGGCGGCAAGACGCGGCGGGCGGCCAAGATGGTGGTGCTCAACGTTGACCATCCCGACGTCGTCGATTTCATCAAGTGCAAACAGGAGGAGGAGCGCAAGGCGTGGGCGCTGATTGACGCCGGCTATGACGCCTCGCTCGACGGCCCGGCCTACGGTTCGGTCTTCTTCCAGAACGCCAACAACTCGGTGCGGGTGAGTGACGACTTCATGCGCGCGGTCGAGCGCGACGGCGAGTGGCGCACCCATTTCGTCACCACCGGACAGGTCGCCGACACCTACCGCGCGCGCGAGCTGATGAAGCTTATCGCCGAGGCGGCGCACGCCTGCGGCGACCCCGGGATGCAGTTCGACACCACGATCAACGCATGGCACACCTGCCCGAATTCGGGGCGGATCAACGCCTCCAATCCGTGCAGCGAGTACATGCACCTGGACAACTCGGCCTGCAACCTCGCTTCGCTCAACCTGCTCAAGTTCCTCGACGAACGCGGCGAGTTCGACGTGCGCGCGCTGCGCCACGCGGTGGACGTGATGATCACCGCGCAGGACATCGTGGTGGACAACTCCTCGTATCCGACCGAAGAGATCACGCGCAACGCGCGCGACTTTCGCGAGCTCGGCCTGGGCTATGCCAATCTGGGCGCGCTGCTGATGGCGCTCGGGCTGCCCTACGACTCGGACCAGGGGCGCAGCTACGCCGGCGCGATAACCGCGCTGATGACGGGCGAGGCCTACCTGCAATCGGCGCGGGTAGCGCAGGTGATGGGGCCGTTTGCGGGCTACCCGCCTAACCGCGAGCCGATGCTCAAGGTCATCGAGCACCATCGCGACAAGGCGCGCGAGCTCGATCCCGCCCACGTGCCGCTGCCGCTTCTGAGCGCGGCGCGCGAGGCGTGGGAGGAGGCGCTCAAGCTCGGCGCGGCGGCGGGCTTTCGCAACTCGCAGGCGACCGTGATCGCGCCCACCGGCACCATCGCCTTTATGATGGACTGCGACACCACCGGCATCGAGCCCGACATCGCGCTGGTCAAGTACAAGAAGCTGGTCGGCGGCGGGATGCTGAAGATCGTCAACGGCACCGTGCCGCGCGCGCTCAAGCGTCTGGGCTACGACTCGCGCGAGGTCCAGGAGATCGTCGAGTACCTCGACGAGCACGAAACGATCGAGGGCGCGCCGCATCTGGCCGACGCGCATCTGGCGGTCTTCGACTGCGCGTTCAAGCCGCGCGCCGGCTCGCGCACCATCCACTACCTCGGGCATCTGCGGATGATGGGCGCGGTGCAGCCGTTCATCTCGGGCGCGATCTCCAAGACCATCAACATGCCCGCCGAGGCCACCGTCGACGACGTCGCCGAGGCCTACATGACCGCGTGGAAGCTGGGGCTCAAGGCGGTCGCGATCTACCGCGACGGCTCCAAGCGCACCCAGCCGCTCAACACCGGCAAGAGCAGGACCGAGGCGACGGCGCCGACGCAGGCCGCGGCGGTGCGCGCGGCGGCGGGCGAGGATCGCGCGCTCAACCGGCGCAAGCTGCCCGACGAGCGCAAGTCAATCACGCATAAGTTCGATATCGCCGGCCACGAGGGCTATATCACGGTCGGCATGTACGAGGACGGCAAGCCCGGCGAGATCTTCGTGATGATGTCCAAGCAGGGCTCGACGATCTCGGGCCTGATGGACTCGTTCGCAACCGCGATCAGCTACGCGCTGCAATACGGGGTGCCGCTCCAGTTCCTGGTCGACAAGTTCTCGCACATGCGCTTCGAGCCCTCGGGCTTCACCAAGAATCCCGAGATCCCGTACGCGAAGTCGATCGTCGATTACCTCTTCCGCTGGCTCGCCTCGAAGTTCCTCGACGAGGAAGCCAAGCGCGAGGTCGGGGTGGTCGCGGCGGAACGTTCAGCGGCGGCAGCCGAACAGAGCGCGACGCCGGCGGCGGGTCGGGCGTACATCGAGGAGGCGGCGGCGACGATCAGCGCGGCGATCGGTGACGTGGCCGCGCATGCGCGCTCGCGCCAGGCCTTCATCAACCAGGCCGACGCGCCGCCGTGTCCGGATTGCGGATGCCTGATGGTGCGTAACGGTACCTGTTACAAATGCCTCAATTGCGGGGCGACGAGCGGATGCTCGTGA
- a CDS encoding DUF721 domain-containing protein — translation MALRKRKAPEPIASTLGALIDRLDSEGHFAIVRLISAWPEVVGEAVARRTEIVGLKFHTAVVKVSGAMWIQELNLLKPQILDRLRARIGDDAVRDLRFVQGRLSRRQPRTRLRPVPRAPRRAIELPELKDPELRRAFESLIEAWGRASR, via the coding sequence ATGGCGCTGCGCAAACGCAAGGCTCCCGAGCCCATCGCCAGCACGCTCGGCGCGCTAATCGACCGGCTAGACTCCGAGGGCCACTTCGCCATCGTACGCCTTATCTCGGCCTGGCCCGAGGTGGTCGGCGAGGCCGTCGCGCGCCGCACCGAGATCGTCGGCCTCAAGTTCCACACCGCTGTGGTCAAGGTCTCCGGCGCGATGTGGATTCAGGAGCTCAACCTGCTCAAGCCGCAGATTCTCGATCGCTTACGCGCGCGGATCGGTGACGACGCTGTACGCGACCTGCGCTTCGTTCAAGGGCGGCTCAGCCGCCGCCAGCCGCGCACCCGTCTGCGTCCGGTGCCGCGCGCGCCGCGCCGCGCGATCGAGCTGCCCGAGCTCAAGGACCCCGAGCTGCGCCGCGCCTTCGAGAGCCTCATCGAGGCCTGGGGCCGCGCCTCGCGCTAG
- a CDS encoding DUF1800 domain-containing protein, whose amino-acid sequence MLQVGNMPQHKRALHALNRLAYGPRPGDVERVNQIGVERYIREQLNPESIPEPPALVQRIAAMRTLHMTPVELFEAFQLPVRQAKGDKDAQKAARQRARVILQEAVEARLMRAIYGPRQLQEVMAAFWFNHFNVFAGKGLCHLWVGAYEQEAVRPHTMGRFRMLLGATAKHPAMLFYLDNWQNTGPDSPGRRGKFEGINENYAREVMELHTLGVNGGYTQADVTALAHILTGWGLRKPGGAAMRMGAMRPGAMGMERRRWRTWRAHRRLPPAGAVGDQYGFYFDPRRHDFSDQILLGATYRGAAGLAEGEQALDLLARAPATARHLSFQLAQHFVADDPPPALVARMAERFVQSQGDIRATLQTLFLSPEFWDERYYGAKFKTPYDYVISAARLAGVDHITNYRPLFGAMAMMGMAPYGHETPDGYPDVREAWLNPDAMMMRLSFAAALGQGHLPLLAPPFETAAGAKAFHVRFKRPAASAGGAMMRAGGVARMQPLDAGALQATLGAGALSANTREAIQAAPAELRAALVLGCPEFMVC is encoded by the coding sequence ATGCTCCAGGTCGGCAACATGCCGCAGCACAAGCGCGCGCTCCACGCGCTCAACCGGCTCGCCTACGGGCCGCGACCCGGCGACGTCGAGCGAGTCAATCAGATCGGCGTCGAGCGCTATATCCGCGAGCAGCTCAATCCCGAATCGATTCCCGAGCCGCCCGCGCTGGTGCAGCGGATCGCCGCGATGCGCACGCTGCACATGACGCCGGTCGAGCTGTTTGAGGCCTTCCAGCTCCCGGTGCGCCAGGCCAAGGGCGACAAGGACGCGCAAAAGGCGGCGCGCCAGCGCGCGCGCGTGATCTTGCAGGAGGCGGTCGAGGCGCGGTTGATGCGCGCGATCTACGGCCCGCGGCAGTTGCAGGAGGTGATGGCGGCCTTCTGGTTCAACCACTTCAACGTCTTCGCCGGCAAGGGCCTGTGCCATCTGTGGGTCGGCGCCTACGAACAGGAGGCGGTCCGGCCGCATACGATGGGCCGCTTCCGTATGCTGCTCGGCGCGACCGCGAAGCATCCCGCGATGCTCTTCTACCTCGACAACTGGCAGAACACCGGGCCCGACAGCCCCGGCCGGCGCGGCAAATTCGAGGGCATCAACGAGAACTACGCGCGCGAGGTGATGGAACTGCACACGCTGGGCGTAAACGGCGGTTACACGCAGGCCGACGTCACCGCGCTCGCCCATATTCTGACCGGATGGGGCCTGCGCAAGCCCGGCGGCGCGGCGATGCGGATGGGCGCGATGCGTCCGGGGGCGATGGGCATGGAGCGGAGGCGATGGCGGACGTGGCGTGCGCACCGCCGCCTGCCGCCGGCGGGCGCCGTAGGCGACCAGTACGGCTTTTATTTCGATCCGCGCCGCCACGATTTCAGCGATCAGATCTTGCTTGGCGCGACCTACCGCGGCGCGGCCGGACTCGCTGAGGGCGAGCAGGCGCTTGACCTGCTCGCGCGCGCGCCCGCCACCGCGCGCCATCTGAGCTTCCAGCTCGCGCAGCACTTCGTCGCCGACGATCCGCCGCCCGCGCTGGTCGCGCGGATGGCCGAGCGCTTTGTGCAGAGCCAAGGCGACATCCGGGCCACACTCCAGACACTCTTCTTGAGCCCCGAGTTCTGGGACGAGCGCTACTACGGTGCGAAATTCAAGACCCCGTACGACTACGTCATCTCGGCCGCGCGCCTGGCCGGCGTGGACCACATCACCAACTACCGCCCGTTGTTCGGCGCGATGGCGATGATGGGGATGGCGCCGTATGGGCATGAGACGCCCGACGGCTACCCCGACGTGCGCGAGGCGTGGCTCAACCCGGACGCGATGATGATGCGACTGAGCTTCGCCGCCGCGCTCGGCCAGGGGCATCTGCCGCTGCTCGCCCCGCCGTTCGAAACCGCCGCCGGCGCGAAAGCCTTCCACGTCAGGTTTAAGCGGCCCGCCGCGAGCGCGGGCGGCGCGATGATGCGCGCGGGCGGAGTCGCGAGGATGCAGCCGCTCGATGCCGGCGCGCTCCAAGCGACGCTCGGCGCGGGCGCGCTCTCGGCCAATACGCGCGAGGCGATCCAGGCTGCGCCCGCGGAGCTGCGCGCCGCGCTCGTCCTCGGATGCCCGGAGTTTATGGTCTGCTGA
- a CDS encoding DUF1501 domain-containing protein: protein MSRCEGERWGGAAEACAGAHSRREFLKRAAMLGAAGGVLMLSPYAWAARAAAGDTSRKRLVVIFLRGAVDGLNVVVPHGEPDYYDARPTIALPRAGGEGGVVNLDGFFGLHPALAALEPRWREGTLAFVHACGSPDPTRSHFDAQDYMESGTPGMKSTADGWMNRVLGALPGQHGPTEALSLGPAVPRILSGRMAVANLPLGRAAARPMPLDRPIIEAAFDRMYQGGDALSRAYREGRMARKRLLAELEADMREADNGAPSPAGFPDDTARLARLIAHDPTIRLAFLALGGWDTHVNEGSSRGQLANHLKPLGEGLASLAAALGPHYQDTVVVVISEFGRTVRQNGNGGTDHGHGNVMWVMGGPVRGGKVYAAWPGLSTQHLYQERDLAVTTDFREPIAAVLNTHLGLGDAQIDRVFPRRPRPTGHTATLIRV, encoded by the coding sequence GTGAGCAGATGCGAAGGCGAGCGATGGGGCGGCGCGGCGGAAGCCTGCGCCGGCGCGCATAGCCGGCGCGAATTTCTCAAACGTGCGGCGATGCTCGGCGCGGCGGGCGGCGTCCTAATGCTGAGCCCGTACGCATGGGCGGCGCGCGCCGCCGCCGGCGATACCAGCCGCAAGCGGCTGGTCGTGATCTTCCTGCGCGGCGCGGTGGACGGCCTCAATGTCGTCGTGCCGCACGGCGAGCCCGACTACTACGACGCGCGCCCGACGATCGCGCTCCCGCGCGCCGGCGGCGAGGGCGGCGTAGTCAACCTCGACGGCTTCTTCGGACTCCATCCCGCGCTCGCCGCCCTCGAGCCGCGCTGGCGCGAAGGCACACTCGCCTTCGTTCACGCCTGCGGCTCGCCCGATCCCACGCGCTCGCACTTCGACGCCCAAGACTACATGGAAAGCGGCACGCCCGGCATGAAGAGCACTGCCGACGGATGGATGAATCGCGTGCTAGGCGCGCTGCCCGGCCAGCACGGACCGACCGAGGCGCTCAGCCTCGGTCCCGCAGTGCCGCGTATTCTGTCGGGCCGTATGGCGGTCGCCAACCTCCCGCTCGGCCGCGCGGCGGCGCGTCCGATGCCGCTGGATCGGCCAATTATCGAAGCCGCCTTCGACCGCATGTACCAGGGCGGCGACGCGCTCAGCCGCGCGTATCGCGAAGGGCGCATGGCGCGCAAGCGCCTGCTCGCCGAGCTCGAGGCGGACATGCGCGAGGCCGACAACGGCGCGCCATCCCCGGCCGGCTTCCCCGACGACACCGCGCGGCTGGCGCGGCTTATCGCGCACGACCCGACGATCCGACTCGCCTTCCTAGCGCTCGGCGGATGGGACACCCACGTAAATGAGGGCTCGTCGCGCGGCCAACTCGCCAATCATCTCAAACCCTTGGGCGAGGGGCTGGCGAGCTTAGCCGCCGCGCTCGGCCCGCACTATCAGGACACCGTCGTGGTGGTGATCTCCGAGTTCGGACGCACCGTGCGCCAGAACGGCAACGGCGGCACCGATCACGGGCATGGCAACGTGATGTGGGTGATGGGCGGGCCGGTGCGCGGCGGCAAGGTTTACGCCGCGTGGCCCGGGCTCTCAACGCAGCATCTCTACCAGGAGCGCGACCTCGCGGTGACGACGGATTTCCGCGAGCCGATCGCGGCCGTGCTCAATACCCATCTGGGGCTCGGCGACGCCCAGATCGATCGGGTTTTCCCCAGACGCCCGCGTCCTACCGGCCACACCGCGACGCTCATCCGCGTCTGA
- a CDS encoding HEAT repeat domain-containing protein yields MQQQNMLSTLMNGPTGMQRPDSKSADELITEAKKGMADVDPRVRAEALDKLRDVSDPKARGLLMQGLVDQDIRVRIRAIDILGAQQNTAAVPLMTQQLFLRDTPAVVKVHIVAALGRIGDSRGTLPIISFLKEADDARSRGTAVFALGEIGDPRANDILIQTVTNDKSAMVRKLAQESLEKIDGELPTAHSQQIAAERLKQMIPTDQRLSKMRQMDQELHKLGQ; encoded by the coding sequence ATGCAACAGCAGAACATGCTGAGCACGCTGATGAACGGCCCCACCGGCATGCAGCGTCCGGACAGCAAATCCGCCGACGAGCTCATTACCGAGGCCAAGAAGGGGATGGCCGACGTCGATCCGCGGGTGCGCGCCGAAGCGCTCGACAAGCTGCGCGACGTGAGCGACCCTAAGGCGCGCGGGCTGCTGATGCAGGGTCTGGTGGACCAAGACATCCGGGTCAGGATCCGCGCGATCGACATCCTGGGCGCGCAGCAGAACACCGCCGCCGTGCCGCTGATGACCCAGCAGCTGTTCCTGCGCGATACTCCGGCGGTGGTCAAGGTGCATATCGTCGCGGCGCTGGGCCGGATCGGCGACTCGCGCGGGACCTTGCCGATCATCAGCTTTCTCAAGGAGGCTGACGACGCGCGCAGCCGCGGGACCGCGGTCTTCGCGTTGGGCGAGATCGGCGACCCGCGCGCCAACGACATCCTGATCCAGACCGTCACCAACGATAAGAGCGCGATGGTGCGCAAGCTGGCCCAGGAGTCGCTCGAGAAGATCGACGGCGAGCTGCCCACCGCGCACAGCCAGCAGATCGCCGCCGAGCGCCTCAAGCAGATGATCCCGACCGATCAGCGGCTGTCCAAGATGCGCCAGATGGATCAGGAGCTGCACAAGCTCGGCCAGTAG